The genomic region AGTCTACGTATGCGAGGTAAACAATGCAAATAagtgatatttttcaattttgaggGTTAGAGATACCTCATGACacatagaaaatgatcaaatttttGGTAGGTAGAATGTATGCAAGATATTCTTGGATAATGAAGTCTAACAAGTATAAGGAAAAGTAGATTTGAGTGAATCATTAGTTTCGGATGGTGAAGTTTTAAATTCTGATGGGACCAAGGAAGGTAGAATTTTGAAGGGATGGATGACTAAATGATGCATTCCAAACCTTTCATTACTAGAAAATACTTAGAAGGTTAGGCATCTCTCCTTACTTATATACTTTAGGAACCTTAAACTAATATAGTGGGTAGGAATAACAATATAGCACATATTAATAAATAGACTAGGGAAGATAAGGGAAATACGAAGTAGGAATTTTGGTCTTTAccataatttattacaaaagaaattACAAAAGTGGGACATGACAAGTCAACCCCTTAATATTTACTTCCCTCAAGAAATATGAATTAAAATTTTCTATAATTATTGCTTCTTCTCAAGAATTATCCTCTTTAGCTAGGTTCTTTGCATGAACCAACTATTTTTTTATGGATCCAAGTTCTAAATTTTTTACccttgtgatgatgatgatgatattcatTTTCCTTATGAAAAAACTCCAAAATCTATAAAAACTAAATTAATTCAATGTAGGGAATCATAAGCACCCATTCCTATACATGCAAATATTCCAAGGATTAGATGTTAGGGCCTATTGTAGCAATAGTCCCCTCAATATATCCACATAATCCAAGTGAACTTATGCTTTGAAATATGTTCTCCCAAGGTTCTTAATACCCTCTGGTTCACCCTTATTGTTAGGCCCATTGTTGGTAGATGATAACTTGTAATGGAGATGAATTCAATACTATCAACTAAGAGAATCCCTATTAGTGATGACTATTAATTATACTTTATAATATCATTGGTCAAATTCATTTGCAACTCAAGGAGCCCAAATATTCAAAAGGAAATTAATGATGCAACATGATGTGCATTGAATTTTAGATGAATCATTAATGAGTGTgcatatttatttatattgttagTAACAAAATAATTACAATTTTTTCCATGTGTTATTTGGCTATATTCACAATTGGATCCCTAGACACGTATTCTAAATATTGATGAGGAATAAATAAAGGTTGAAATAGAGTTATTAAATAGTCATATTCTCCATTTTGTTCAGAGGTGATGTTCAACCTATTGTTCTTAGAATACTCATTCTTGAAGATTGTCCATTGTAATATCTCTcttataattataaatattgtagggTCTATAATATCCCACCATGGGTGTATCATGCACCATTTTCAATATACTTTTCTTAATCATGGACCTAGATAATGTAAAGATTctatttttatataaaatataactACCTTCTATCCCATTTATTTCTTCAAGTATATTTCAACTTAATATTTTTACAATAGATGTATTCTCAATGTATTCAATTGTGATAGAATTCTTCAAGTTGCCAAAGTTGACATAAATTAAACAAGGCCTAAAAATCATAGAAAAGGAACCATTAGCTACATCCCTATTTCATATTTGTATTATATTTTAAGAAAAATGAGTTTGTACTCTCCTTACCTGTACAAATTATTAGAACTTGTAATTTCCTCATCCTTAGACATTCTTGTGACAAAATTTGATTATACTAGACAATATTATGATAATATTGCAAGCTAAGGAACTTTCAACCCAAAATATATCATTGCATTTATCTTAAAGAATGGGTTATGAAAAATCTAATGACAGcaaaaaaaacattataaattaTTTCTACTTTTCCATTCAAACCTTTCTTTGTATTGGCTAAAATTCCTATAGTTTTTAGTATATTATTACAATTATTAGCCTTCAAATCATTTCCCTTATAGATATGGATGATTATATGCTTGACTCTATTAGCAAGGAGATGTggaatgttgattcaactttttaaattgaatcaatagaaggtgaaatatatgttttaaattttgaaatgatgtaaaataataaaatgtatatttatttGTGCATTTCATGTTtataattttgtaaaaaaaattaaaaattatttgaatatactttcttataaagtaaacactataatttagttattGATAAAATGTTAAAATTGAATTTAGACAAGGTGTCACATTTTATAtcgtaaattttaccttttttttcttcaattttttttgtgtatattgataacttcaaactttagtgcaaaatatatttttaactattttttatgtatatatattttttaataaatttcaaaAGTTGTGTGCATAGAATAATAAAtctttccatttggcatcaccttttttcttaattatttatcccaattaaaaaataattttatcatcttgacatagacttttttctctagtgcatttttttcaaaattttaaaataaattttagtatttttcctgtacaagataatcaaacttatattttagtgttgatgacatactttgaataaaataaaatataaaatataaaaaactaatatatatatatatatatatatatatatatatatatatatatatatatatatatatatatatatatatatatatatatatatatatatatatatatatatatatatatatatatatatatatatatattggaatatagatctataaaagggtatttttacatttttaaaaaACTATTATTTATaagaggagttgttgaaacatcgagtttaaaaaaaaaaaaaagataattagaCCCACAATGGtattaaatatacatttagtagacaatttcaattggaaaagttgtggcctatATATAATATAGCTATAATGATTCtgtatagaccatatgtttgactaaaattaaattttagttagaattacataaattcacttgtgttgTAAGTTGGCTTGACACGTGACATAGTttttgttaaagttgtgaaatacaacctcacaaaacccaatgaacacctgtatgcaaataacctgtcacaacaatggaagattcacacaaaACACAAAAGTTGCTTTGAAACCCCAGagcaagaatatgcaataataataatcaaattgttaaagattacaaagggatcaatccttataaaaagagatcaaaacctaaaaacataaaccctaaaaagcaattaataattaataatgaattaattattaatgtgcctaagtttagcttcctaaatttagcttaagtgaaaataaaatgaaaggtgacttaattaataaatcaatatgatttaattaattaagaaccttattactccaacaccccccttaagatgaagttagggagaagctaaaaaatctaaggactagatgcatgaaaggaaaaatgggtcccagcaacaaggcttgatgaggtacccaagtataataaaatctttgtaaagtggagaaaaggagaaaaccctatgggaacaaaactcctctccaagaagagaaacacaagtgaaggactaagaagcctacaaacaagaatgttccaaaagataggaataaAAGATGAGCATGAAGAATCGCTGAAGCATGAAGAAGATGCAAACACTATCATAGAATGAATACTATGATGttgaaataagaacctcctctgaaacaaaagatgattaggaagaagaagacatgaatctgcatgagtgccctcaatgacactactcaaatccaaatcagatggcaaacacaaacaaaaaatttggaactcaaagatatagatgaCATAAGTACCAATAGCCCGAAGAAATAATCAAGTGAAAAAAAGGAAGGTTGCATCCAGAAATAGGattgcaagagtgtccatatggtaagtattccatctcgctgaaatgcatgggtaactaaccactgcatctgcctagtacttaggaacaaatactaaatacatagctcactcAAAAGTGAAAACAAGGAAGAATTAGCATcaatagtagaaacccccccataatgctgacaagggagaggtatgacaagtacactgaatctgaaagccataatgtagtgcatgaagaagaaccaagaacatttgATTGTGCAAAGATaaaagtacaagcaaatacaaaggttgTGCAAACTAAGGCACACAcacatgagaaaggtatgaaggcaaaacaaaggaaaacatcaaacccccatggcactttatatcacAGTGCGAGTAAAATAAGGCATAAAACCGATGTGCCAGGTTCCATAATACATATGCAATATAGAGGCACTTTATCTCAACGTGTTTACACAATAATAAGTTCTTATAATGAAAGCTTAGAATGTCAAAAAAAGACACAagactggaaatacatgaagaacaaccaaaaatgagtcatcccatgcaaacaagaagtttccatgagctcatatgtccaagtaattcaccagagtgtgaaaaaaaaaaaaactaaataaaatgtactTGGAGTAAAATCTAGAAAAACGTGCATGGACAACTATGAAGAGCTCTAAAACACCATCCCAATGCTTCTAGaatcacaaaaaatagagaaaCAGATGAAAAGTTATGAGCTCAGAACTGAAAACAACACCTCTAACTTCAAATGGCCATAGAATGTACCAGTAGAAAATACAGGTGATAAGACCCACAAATTTGGAAAATAGATGAAAccatctttccaatgatatctcatttgccaaaaaatgatatcgtatgcccaagttatggccaaaagaaaaaaaactctcTTTTAGTGCACAAAGAGGGTCAAAGAGGGCCATGAAGAGTACTTCATACTATTGACGTTAGTAGAATATGCTAAAAAATATTTCATTCTACCGACAAAAAAATCCCCTGACCGGTAAAAAAATTTCAGCTGACAAATAGTTTGCAGCAACCAAAAAATGGCAGCAGAGGTGGCAATGGTGGCGGTAGAGTCTGTGGCAATGGGAGTTGTCGTGGCCATGGCAACGACGACATGTAGGGGGTAGCAAGAACTACCGAAAAAATGAACGGAGGGCGGGGGGCGACAAAAAAATTGTCAGCATTGCTGCAGGGCGTACATAGTAACTATTAAGTGTGCCATTAGTTTCCTAGCATTGAGAGTAACTATTAACCAACTCGTTCATATCATAATTCATTTTTAACTCTTTATTTGCTTCTTTGCATACCACATTTCAATATAGATTATGTTGGAGTAATTATAGGtccaattatctaattatttattagttAGGtcatttaatttctatttcactaaggtaaacttaggtgctttatttaatctaggttttatgtttttttagtTAGAATTAACTTAGAGGCACTTCTAGCTAGCTTTTTCAGCTTGTAGTTgatcttaatttagctcctactttgcattgcattagttcttctaattttaggattagggcatctctttctttctataaagaaatttattcatttattgtaATTCTATTTTCATTATTGTATCTCCAATATTATTTATGCAATAATATAGAATTATGTGGTTGTTATAGAGTATAatatttgcttgatctcttttgtacgataggtgttttgcttgtagaTCCTGGCTcctgtggttgatcatcaacttctacatggtaccATAGCTTTAGATTTTTCAAGTTCTTGTTTGCATACTTGAGGGATCCAACCTAGGGTAATTTTTTGTTCACATTGGGCACAAACAGAGGTTTCCATCATGTCTGTAGTTTTGAAAAACCCTAAGATCAATTGTCATTTCATAAAAATTGGAGTAATTGAAAAATCAGGTCAAATTGTCTAAGGGCACAAAAATCAAGGTGACATCTTGGGGTAGCTAAAAAACTTGGGTACCTTGTGCAAAACTGAGTTCACCATTATGGTCAGAGGTCCCAAAACCCTTAATTGCCTATCAAATCGTCAAAATCAAAGATCGGGACaatttttgataaaaaatttagaGCCACATTTTTTTGTACaagaaaagatttgtatggatCTATACATATCTGTACATGCACCTACATCAAAGTCGATTTTTTTTTAGGCaaaattttttattgtaaattttttacaaaaaattcattgaaaatttTTCATCATAAATTGATATTTGTTTCAAAAACGTAAAAATGTCACATCAAAAAGGTACATACGAGCTTGTACCAAGACAACATCAAAGGTAAACACTGACATTAGAAAATTTGGTGCTATTTTTGGTGTTCCACTAAATTTAGCATCCACCTAAATTTAGCTAACCTTTTCTATTTTTGCCCTCCAAGTCGTAAAAAGTAACATGTGGTTTTTTGCCTATAACTTTTTCATACAAAGTCAAAATCAAGCAAAAAGATATAATTAGAAAGTTGGTTCCAACACCAATATTATTTTGTAGGTAGTTTGATTAGATTATATACTATTTTTATTTACTAGGCTTCCAAAGTTAGGCTTCAATTTCGTGCTTCtagggccatatcttgcacatttgGACTCTGTCACTCGACTTCCATACATTGTCTAAAAGCTCGAAGAGTCCTCTACTCAAATATTAGGTCATTTTTTTGCAGAATTTTTATCAAGCACTCAAagatgtcaatattttctttttttggttCTTTCTTAGAAAATGTGCAAATCAATTATTTTTTCAATGATTCAAGCTGAATTTTTTGGGAGTGAGAGGATATATATTACTGTATCAATCCATTTAtgtactttcttttattttgtcaTGGATCCAAATCATATTTCTCCCCTTACTCCATTCAACTATCATGGTTGGAAAAAACAAATGGAGATTCACCTGAAACACCAAGGGTTATACAAAGTGATCATGAGTACATAAGTTGAGCCTACAAGTGCTGCTAAGAAGGAAAAATGGTTTAATAGATGTGATGAGAATTTTTAACATTATGCATGTCTATCTCTCTAGatattttctttcatattgagTCTTGAACAACAACCAATGAGATATGGACTACATTGGAGTCCCTATTTTGAAAGAAAGATAAATTGAGGGGTTTTGAGTTGGAGAATGAGATTTTTGGCTCGAATCCAAATGATTTTGACAACATCCAAGACTTTTTCACCAAAATCAAGTCTCTCATATTACAGTTGAAGGAATGCAGAATTGAGTAGGATTCTATTGATTCTTTGTATCCTTCCCAAGCTTGATCctaattatttaatttttgtttctacattttatgTCACTAGAGATTGTCTTGGTACTATTTCACCATGCCTTCACTTGACGAGTTTTCTTCTCAACTCACATGAGGGAAAACCAAGTTGGTTCAAATGGGGAAATTGAAGTCTTCCACATTGCAGGGTCTTGTTGCTTCCCAGAGTTCCATAGATCAGAAGGCTTCACATGgtaaaggaaagaaacaaaatgtCAAGGATTTCACGTCACATGAGTAGCCCAAGGACACACAATCacatgattctttggatttttcttcctcttccaatAGTTCATCATCAAAGAAGGATAAGTTgaagtgttcttattgtaataaGTAAGGACACAATGAGCATCAATCTTATGCAAAGAAGATTGATGAGTGGACACATCTTCTACATAAGCACAATATTCACCCACCTTCATCTAATATATCTTCTTCCACCACTTTAGGACCTATACATTAtaggtcttcatctatgacacatGGTGAAGACAAGATGAAGGGCCATTCTCTACTTGCATCGACACATTCTCAATCCTCCAGGTGGCTTCTTGATTTAGGAGCTTCAAATCATATGACATCATCAAagggtatgttctcttcttttgagcaacATCCAtttccatagattttgatgggtaataacaATTACATGAGTGTTAATGGGAGTGGTTCGATTGAGGTTGATGGTGGCACATTTAATATTAATGTTCTTTGTCTCCATGCGCTATCTTACTAAATTCTTTTCATCTACCAAATTACTCACAATGGGATAGGAAAGACAATTGAGTTCACCCTTGATTCAGTTCTTATTAGATATCTTCATAGTAGAGAGCTTATTGCAAAAGACTATGTTGATCACACATCATGGTTGTATGAGTTCTATCATTTTTCCCTCATTGAGAATGCATCTGGTCCTATCTCTAATGCATTGAGAGTAGATCATAAATTTGAGGAtaggtttggtcacttgaacctatgtgttCTTCAGTCATCTACAGTGATTCCTAAGACTTGTTTTGATCCTCATCCATCTCTTGCTTCTTTAGAGATCAGATCAGTTCAATTCAGCAAGTTGATTGTTCCCTTCCAATTTTAGCAGAGTGGGATGAGTACTTGCCAAATATTGCAAGATtatttgatacatcacacactccTGACATtgggaacatgattgaagatattTCATCCCTCTTTGATAGTAGTTTTGAGCATTCCTATTATCCCATCTTTAGTGCTTTCAGGGGTTGTTCAGCAAGTATCTTCACAATAGTTTGGATTTCCTTCATTTGATTTGTCATATCATGGTTAAGATAATTGGATAGTTGAGTACAAGTTTTAGATGACACACATTTTGAGactattccttccatctcctttcatggagttgtTTCAGCCTTGACCTCTTGACTTTTTTATTCCTAATGGGAAGAACGTGGTTTCCTACACTTGGATCTCCATCAACATACATCTCCAAGCCTTCATCTTTGacattggagcttcttcattatgAGGGGGATAACATTGTCTCTTCTTCTATCACCTTTTGGGGGGTATTCATTGTACTTATGTGGCCGATTTAGTACTTGGGGGGAAAGCTTGAGTCCTTCATCTTAGTCacttttaactttttctttttttatcGCATCTCTCATATGTGGAGAGGgatttttcccatgtggtttttctctttttATCCATTTAGAGAGACATCATTGGTGTGAGTTGAATttctttgcattggtttgtacatgagtacctaattagGCCTTAATTGTCCATATtaattcatgcatgcattttgcattcttATTAGCTCTTTAGATTATCCCTGAGTTAATCTTAAGGGGTGGTGGGTATTCGAGTAATTTTAGgaaaattatctaattatttattaatgaggtcctttaattttttcttcacttaagctaaacttaggtaatTTATTTTATCTAGGTTTTATACTTATTTAGTTAGAGTTCACTTAGAGgtacttctagttagcttttttagcATGTAGTTGagattaatttagctcctactttgcattactttagatcttctaattttaggattagggtatCTGTTGCTTCTATAAaacaattcattcattcattgtaattgttctccaatattatttgtgcaataatacaaaattctttGGTTGTCATAGACTATATactctttgcttgatctcttttgtgcgATAGGTGAATTGTTTGTAGATGATTCTTGGTTCTTGTGGTTGATTATCAACTTCTACAAATTATTTTCCAACTCAAAAATTCCTACAATGGATAATTTTACTAATGATGTATTATGATTTTTTATATCAACAATCAACCAAAATCCCTAGTTGGTCTAAAATTTGGTGTTAATTTTTGTGTAAGAACTCTGCATTCTTTATTAAATGTTTTTGATATGAATTTACTAATCTCATTATTAATCCTTGTGAAATAATACAAAACATTTATTTTTATTACCAACATCTAGGATGATAGTAGAATTTGGCATTTCTTTCCTTGATGAATTTCACTAATAACATAAATTCTTAGATTCCATGCTATCACACATTTACAATCTTGAGAGGGAATTTTTTTTCAACTTTCCATTTAGCCCCCTTAATCTTTTCATCGTCAAATTTTTCATTTCGCTTGGTAGTTTACATCCAAATAGAAGAGAAAAACTACAATATTCAAATAAATTCGGTACATAATTATTTTCTCATACGCCTCGCATGAGTGGTAAATTCCCAATCAGAAGGGAGTCTTCTACAAACATATATAGCGAGGCCCATTCAGTGCATAACTTTATTGGACAGTAATTTGGTAGGAACCGTTCCTAATTGGGTTTTCTACAGTTCTTTCTGACTTCTCCCGCGTTGGTACCAGTCAGAGGACTTATGTTGCCCATATTCACCATGGCAGCTGCAAAATCAGTGAAGAAGGTATTTCGATTGGTAGAATAGGTAGTCACTTGAGAATCAGCAGAGCCTCCATTGAATAGCTCCTGGTTGGAGTGAAGAAGTCCTTTCTGGCTTTTAAGATTTATGTAGTATTGGTTATCAAAGACGGTGGAACTTTGAACATCTAAGGGCGACAAGTTGTTGTCACCACCGGTGCTTGGGCAATTAGCTTTCACAGAAGTAGCAAAGGCACTGTTTATATTCGTTTCATTGTAGACGTGGGTTCTGAAAGTGGTACACCGCCCTTGACCAATTGTATGAGCTCCTGAAATCAATCAAAACAGAGACTCTTTTAGTTAGCATAAATGCCAATTTAACTAGCTTGCAGTCAGCATAAAACTGTTAttcgatatatatatattaccTGAAAGGGCTATCATATCGTTTGTAGAAAGACCCTTATTACTAAAAGATGAGGTAAGTGCGCTTAGGCTTGATGTAAATGCAGGAATTTGGCTGTTTGCACCGCTCAAGCTTGCACTTCTCGAATCTCTTCTCCCTAGCTGTACTCTCCATGTTGGCCCTCCCAACTACCAATGCCAAACAATATTATTTCTAATCAGTATTCATATTATGTCTCTTGGATCAACTCTAACAGCAATATTATTTGTCATTAATGTTCCTCAAATAATACTAACAGTACTATTATTTTTATTCAGTCCCTCTTACAATAATACTAACAATTTACAGTACAACttgagttggtctagtggtggataacttgtgctcttgaaagagaggtcacaagttcaaaccccacaAAAGGATAAGGTATGTTCATCTTATCGACTTCGAcctattacctataaaaaaaaaatactaatgaTTTACAATAACTGGAGAAAATAAAAATAGTAAAGAGGAAACTATCTACTTGAACAACTGAATCACGAGCAGCAGTGGCTAAAATGTCGGCACAAGAAACAATTCCGATGCAAGCTGCTTCCAGTTGAGTCTTGATGGTGTCTATCACGTCGAATCCCCTCACAGAATTGTTATTAGAACCCGCAGTTTTTTCTCCAGTAAAGTTTGCAGAGTCGTCCAAGAGAATCGACCCATCACACCCCTGCAAATGAAAGCAAGAATTTAATAGAAAAACAATGTATTGAAATAATAATCTAAGAGATCAAGAAACTAGATAgtacaaaattgaaaggaaagtcTTACGTTAACGAAACAGTCGTGAA from Cryptomeria japonica chromosome 3, Sugi_1.0, whole genome shotgun sequence harbors:
- the LOC131874484 gene encoding cationic peroxidase 1-like, whose amino-acid sequence is MKTNTLIACLVLVVLCSSPGNGQLSSTFYDKMCPKALSIVKAAVKQAVAKENRMGASLLRLHFHDCFVNGCDGSILLDDSANFTGEKTAGSNNNSVRGFDVIDTIKTQLEAACIGIVSCADILATAARDSVVQLGGPTWRVQLGRRDSRSASLSGANSQIPAFTSSLSALTSSFSNKGLSTNDMIALSGAHTIGQGRCTTFRTHVYNETNINSAFATSVKANCPSTGGDNNLSPLDVQSSTVFDNQYYINLKSQKGLLHSNQELFNGGSADSQVTTYSTNRNTFFTDFAAAMVNMGNISPLTGTNAGEVRKNCRKPN